One genomic segment of Kribbella jejuensis includes these proteins:
- a CDS encoding PPOX class F420-dependent oxidoreductase: MPRTIATNTKVELDGLLEFVRPRHHMLLMTTRADGSVQASPVSGGVDTEGRIVISSYPERAKSTNVKRAGRASVLVLSDDWNGAWVQVDGRGEVIELPDAVEPLVDYYRAISGEHPDWDEYREAMVKQGKCLIRITPDRWSPIATGGFPARLAD; encoded by the coding sequence ATGCCAAGGACAATCGCCACCAACACGAAGGTCGAGCTGGACGGGCTGCTGGAGTTCGTGCGGCCGCGCCACCACATGCTGCTGATGACGACGCGAGCGGATGGATCGGTCCAGGCGTCGCCGGTCTCGGGCGGAGTGGACACCGAAGGACGGATCGTCATCTCCTCGTACCCGGAACGCGCGAAGAGTACGAACGTGAAGCGGGCCGGCAGGGCCAGTGTGCTCGTGCTGTCGGACGACTGGAACGGCGCCTGGGTCCAGGTGGACGGCCGCGGTGAAGTGATCGAGCTGCCGGACGCGGTGGAGCCGCTGGTCGACTACTACCGGGCGATCTCCGGCGAGCACCCGGACTGGGACGAGTACCGCGAGGCGATGGTGAAGCAGGGCAAGTGCCTGATCCGCATCACCCCGGACCGCTGGAGCCCGATCGCCACCGGCGGATTCCCCGCACGCCTGGCTGATTGA
- a CDS encoding alcohol dehydrogenase catalytic domain-containing protein has translation MNARGTVLRSHGPGEQLKAEEVELTAGPGETLVEMRLAAVTPLDRSTLAGEPPCTPFVPGSEGVGVVVSSDVAEPGAAVVVRGAGVGLTRQGVWGRYAVVPDAAVHALPSSLEPAAALALLTPALTAHTAVRRVADVLKGETVVVTGVSGLVGRMCAAVARAAGASRVIGLVWVDDTVDSATALVDQIVHVDGLGQVGREMPWCDAVIDTMGGPVTGGVLGNISPGGRIAVLGFKAGEFTTIDLHQLIGRDLRVLPVNLQRTTLAPDAVGQALADIASASWQSSWRAEYDLVGADRIGEVLDRQTGRVLLDLTTLPVA, from the coding sequence GTGAATGCACGGGGGACTGTGTTGCGGAGCCACGGACCGGGTGAACAGCTGAAGGCCGAAGAGGTCGAGCTGACCGCGGGTCCGGGTGAGACGTTGGTGGAGATGCGGCTGGCCGCGGTCACTCCACTGGATCGTTCGACGCTGGCCGGTGAGCCGCCGTGCACGCCGTTCGTGCCAGGGTCGGAGGGCGTCGGCGTGGTGGTGAGCTCGGACGTGGCCGAGCCTGGTGCGGCCGTTGTCGTGCGCGGCGCGGGCGTTGGACTGACCCGGCAGGGCGTGTGGGGGCGGTACGCCGTCGTACCGGACGCCGCCGTACACGCACTGCCGTCGTCGCTGGAGCCCGCTGCGGCGCTGGCGTTGCTCACGCCCGCGTTGACGGCTCACACCGCAGTACGTCGAGTAGCCGACGTACTGAAGGGGGAGACCGTCGTGGTGACCGGTGTGTCCGGGCTGGTCGGACGGATGTGTGCTGCGGTCGCGCGGGCCGCGGGAGCCTCCAGGGTGATCGGGCTGGTGTGGGTGGACGACACCGTCGACAGTGCGACGGCCCTGGTCGACCAGATCGTCCATGTGGACGGGCTGGGACAGGTGGGCCGGGAGATGCCTTGGTGTGACGCGGTCATCGACACCATGGGCGGTCCGGTCACAGGTGGCGTACTCGGGAACATCTCGCCGGGCGGACGGATCGCCGTACTCGGTTTCAAGGCCGGCGAGTTCACCACGATCGACCTGCACCAGTTGATCGGCCGGGATCTGCGCGTGCTGCCCGTGAACCTGCAGCGCACCACTCTGGCCCCCGATGCGGTCGGCCAGGCGCTGGCCGACATCGCCTCGGCATCGTGGCAGTCGTCGTGGCGAGCGGAGTACGACCTGGTCGGCGCGGACCGGATCGGCGAGGTCCTGGACCGCCAGACCGGCCGGGTCCTGCTCGACCTGACCACCCTCCCGGTGGCCTAG
- a CDS encoding PIG-L deacetylase family protein, which translates to MRTALVVHAHPDDEVFATGAATSVLSDQGWHVVLRVATAGLHGASDHLSTSCALLGIAEWDWLGAPDQWIDDGGRNSSRTLAATPAEQVTAAVEAAAEELQPELILTVGSDGLTGHPDHIAIAQAVQRVPYRALGARLRAQDVRAGQQLLPGRQLGSGRVKGCDVPLEEIGGDCEQQRRQALDAYYDGLGSKPLAELIKTHRPTSDGLLLRAVFDATGWEQDRFEELTSWRSGVPSFR; encoded by the coding sequence ATGCGTACTGCCCTGGTCGTCCACGCGCACCCCGACGACGAGGTGTTCGCCACCGGCGCGGCCACCTCGGTGCTGAGCGACCAGGGCTGGCACGTCGTACTGCGTGTTGCTACCGCCGGTTTGCACGGGGCGTCCGACCACCTGTCGACCTCCTGCGCACTACTGGGTATCGCTGAATGGGACTGGCTCGGCGCACCGGACCAGTGGATCGACGACGGCGGCCGCAACAGCTCGCGCACGCTGGCGGCCACCCCCGCGGAACAGGTGACGGCAGCAGTTGAGGCTGCGGCCGAGGAGCTCCAGCCCGAGCTCATCCTCACCGTGGGCAGCGACGGCCTGACAGGTCACCCGGACCACATCGCCATCGCTCAAGCAGTCCAGCGCGTCCCGTACCGAGCACTGGGGGCTCGCCTGAGAGCACAGGACGTGCGGGCAGGCCAGCAGCTCCTACCAGGTCGGCAACTCGGTTCAGGCCGCGTCAAAGGCTGTGACGTACCGCTGGAAGAAATCGGTGGAGACTGCGAGCAGCAAAGGAGGCAGGCACTGGACGCGTACTACGACGGTCTCGGCAGCAAACCGTTGGCAGAGCTCATCAAGACCCATAGGCCGACCAGTGACGGTCTGCTGTTGCGGGCGGTGTTCGACGCGACCGGCTGGGAGCAGGACCGCTTCGAAGAGCTCACTTCTTGGCGGAGCGGCGTTCCATCGTTTCGGTGA
- a CDS encoding DNA polymerase Y family protein: protein MPDWPVVAVAGVTGRSPDEAIAVLEKGKVLATSAAARAEGVRRGQRARDAQSRCPELVVLKYDPVLDARAFDPVISCLEAITPGVQVIRPGMCALKARGPARFYGSEEAAAEKLLDRLETYDVQGSRIGIADGPFAAEQAARVSSARTRVHVVPPDGSPEFLAPLSIDLLEQPTLTDLLRRLGLRTLGAFAELPATEVLTRFGPDGAFAHRLARGRDDRPVTGREIPPELTRTLDFEPSVDRVDQVAFAVRSIADELIVRLTELGLVCTTLRVEVGTESGRVHEREWLHPRWFTAADVVDRVRWQLQGSGTATSELTSPVVRIRLIPEQADPVGAHADGLWGGGPDERIHRALSRVQSMLGHGAVRSVVIGGGRGFAERQTLIPWGDPPVPARPTDQPWPGAVTGPDPKRWPALAPTTIFPEPIPAKVYAADGTLVSVTARGELSGAPSAFALQPAHGAGVQVADSNKLYPISSWAGPWPTTERWWDPVTASRQARFQFQTADTRAWLFTLHHNTWQAQATYD, encoded by the coding sequence GTGCCGGATTGGCCGGTGGTGGCGGTTGCGGGGGTGACCGGGCGGTCTCCGGACGAGGCGATTGCCGTGTTGGAGAAGGGGAAGGTGCTCGCTACCTCGGCGGCTGCGCGGGCGGAGGGGGTACGCCGTGGGCAGCGCGCCCGGGACGCGCAGTCGCGGTGCCCGGAGCTGGTGGTGCTGAAGTACGACCCGGTGCTCGACGCGCGGGCGTTCGACCCGGTGATCTCGTGCCTGGAGGCGATCACACCCGGCGTGCAGGTGATCCGCCCGGGGATGTGCGCGTTGAAGGCCCGCGGCCCGGCCCGGTTCTACGGCAGCGAGGAGGCGGCCGCGGAGAAGCTCCTCGACCGCCTGGAGACGTACGACGTACAGGGCAGCCGGATCGGGATCGCGGACGGCCCGTTCGCCGCGGAGCAGGCGGCCCGGGTGAGTTCCGCGCGGACCCGGGTGCACGTGGTGCCGCCGGACGGTTCACCGGAGTTCCTCGCGCCGCTGTCGATCGACCTTCTCGAGCAGCCGACGCTCACGGACCTGTTGCGCCGGCTGGGGTTGCGGACCCTCGGCGCGTTCGCCGAGCTGCCGGCGACCGAGGTGCTGACCCGGTTCGGTCCGGACGGCGCGTTCGCGCACCGGCTGGCCCGCGGCCGCGACGACCGCCCGGTGACCGGCCGGGAGATCCCGCCGGAGCTGACCCGGACGCTCGACTTCGAGCCGTCGGTGGACCGTGTCGACCAGGTCGCGTTCGCGGTCCGGTCGATCGCCGACGAGCTGATCGTCCGGCTGACCGAGCTCGGCCTGGTGTGTACGACGCTGCGAGTCGAGGTCGGCACCGAGTCCGGGCGGGTGCACGAGCGGGAGTGGCTGCACCCGCGCTGGTTCACCGCGGCGGACGTGGTGGACCGGGTGCGCTGGCAACTGCAGGGCAGCGGTACGGCGACCAGCGAGCTGACCTCACCGGTGGTCCGGATCCGGCTGATCCCCGAGCAGGCGGATCCGGTCGGGGCGCACGCCGACGGATTGTGGGGCGGCGGCCCGGACGAGCGGATCCACCGAGCGCTGTCGCGGGTGCAGAGCATGCTCGGGCACGGCGCGGTCAGGTCGGTGGTGATCGGCGGCGGGCGGGGGTTCGCGGAGCGGCAGACGCTGATCCCGTGGGGCGACCCGCCGGTACCGGCCCGGCCAACGGACCAGCCGTGGCCGGGAGCGGTCACCGGCCCCGATCCGAAGCGCTGGCCGGCGCTGGCGCCGACCACGATCTTCCCGGAGCCGATCCCGGCGAAGGTATACGCCGCCGACGGCACCCTGGTCTCGGTCACCGCCCGCGGCGAGCTGTCCGGCGCACCCAGCGCGTTCGCCCTGCAACCGGCCCACGGCGCCGGCGTACAAGTTGCCGACAGCAACAAGCTGTACCCGATCAGCTCCTGGGCCGGCCCCTGGCCGACCACCGAACGCTGGTGGGACCCCGTCACCGCGTCCCGCCAGGCCCGCTTCCAGTTCCAGACCGCCGACACCCGCGCCTGGCTCTTCACCCTCCACCACAACACCTGGCAAGCCCAAGCCACCTACGACTAA
- a CDS encoding GntR family transcriptional regulator produces the protein MIRRLELTPGGPTGRRTLAEEAAAELHELILSGELPSGTALRLEELAKRLDMSQMPIREGLRRMAALGLVEIVPHKGAWVRELSMEDLRDTHETRLALESLAVRAAATRFTDADATAARKALAEHVRLSKLGDNIASRQAHTEFHFSIYRAGGSRWLPRAIEPVWQNSERYRFGSRQTKARIEQTRREHQAILDACLAHDEERAEAALREHLEGAMQRITETMERRSAKK, from the coding sequence ATGATCCGACGACTCGAGCTCACGCCTGGGGGGCCGACCGGCCGTCGTACGCTCGCCGAGGAAGCCGCCGCCGAGCTGCACGAGCTCATCCTGTCCGGTGAGCTTCCCAGCGGTACTGCGCTCCGGCTGGAGGAGCTCGCCAAGCGCCTGGACATGAGCCAGATGCCGATCCGCGAAGGGCTGCGCCGGATGGCGGCACTCGGGCTGGTCGAGATCGTTCCGCACAAGGGGGCCTGGGTGCGGGAGCTGTCGATGGAGGACCTGCGCGACACCCACGAGACCCGGCTGGCGCTGGAGTCGCTGGCGGTCCGGGCGGCCGCGACCCGGTTCACCGACGCGGACGCGACCGCCGCCCGGAAGGCGCTGGCCGAACACGTCCGGCTGTCGAAGCTCGGCGACAACATCGCCTCCCGGCAGGCGCACACCGAGTTCCACTTCTCGATCTACCGGGCCGGCGGTTCGCGCTGGCTGCCGCGCGCGATCGAGCCCGTCTGGCAGAACAGCGAGCGCTACCGGTTCGGCTCCCGGCAGACCAAGGCCCGGATCGAGCAGACCCGCCGGGAGCACCAGGCCATCCTCGACGCCTGCCTGGCCCACGACGAGGAACGCGCCGAGGCCGCCCTCCGCGAGCACCTCGAAGGAGCCATGCAACGCATCACCGAAACGATGGAACGCCGCTCCGCCAAGAAGTGA
- a CDS encoding cupin domain-containing protein, protein MSFDKPLREILLQTDDLEWVEKSLEGLSHKMLWRDPVTEASIALVRFEQGSGIPSEHKHASNQFMFCLSGRYVYLPTGTTLTKGSFYWNPKGVVHGPTRAEETSVLLEVYDGPHYPERPDFYDNDEDAR, encoded by the coding sequence ATGAGTTTCGACAAACCGCTGCGGGAGATCCTGCTGCAGACCGACGACCTGGAGTGGGTCGAGAAGTCGCTGGAGGGCCTGTCGCACAAGATGCTGTGGCGGGATCCGGTGACCGAGGCTTCGATCGCGCTGGTGCGGTTCGAGCAGGGCTCCGGTATCCCGTCGGAGCACAAGCACGCCTCGAACCAGTTCATGTTCTGCCTGTCCGGCCGGTACGTGTACCTGCCGACCGGGACCACGCTGACCAAGGGCAGCTTCTACTGGAACCCGAAGGGCGTCGTACACGGGCCGACTCGGGCGGAGGAGACCTCTGTGCTGCTGGAGGTGTACGACGGTCCCCACTACCCCGAGCGTCCGGACTTCTACGACAACGACGAGGACGCGCGCTGA
- a CDS encoding HNH endonuclease signature motif containing protein, whose protein sequence is MDVLGVLDGRSVVSLSDAELMPVFDLVDAGINGLEEIRLQLIARIEDTGYAQEVGARDAVELVSKRYRRDRAEVWRDVRLAKALPKYTAVATALADGIELPEPDDNDADGTARQGVRPMRTAQAAAIVSELERVRSRVPVEHLDVVEEQFVGLALHMSPAELRSAAREVCDLLDSDGPEPEEQIAAARESLTLTAADRGVKFKGFLANENAELLRAIVHAGARPHKTPDGEQDPRSRDKRQADALSTALSVAAAAWDTNTAATPPPTDDAMAAPTADGWANAADPQASRRGECVPGYGAKANITVTIDLDDLKTATADAIGQTVYSNGLSAAAIRRLACDAGIIPIVLGSNSEPLDVGRCERLVTRPIRRALNARDRGCIVCGAPPIMCDAHHLIHWLDGGTTAITNLALLRLSRESSGPGVGRVFGGPGVLPLPVRRGWLVGV, encoded by the coding sequence ATGGATGTTCTCGGCGTTCTGGATGGGCGATCGGTGGTGTCGCTGAGCGATGCCGAGCTGATGCCTGTGTTCGACCTGGTTGACGCCGGGATCAACGGGCTCGAGGAAATCCGGCTGCAGCTGATCGCCCGGATCGAGGACACGGGCTACGCCCAGGAGGTCGGTGCCCGCGACGCCGTCGAGCTGGTCTCCAAGCGCTACCGCCGCGACCGCGCCGAGGTCTGGCGCGACGTCCGCCTCGCGAAGGCTCTGCCCAAGTACACCGCTGTCGCCACCGCACTCGCCGACGGCATCGAACTCCCCGAACCCGACGACAACGACGCGGACGGGACAGCCCGCCAAGGAGTTCGCCCGATGCGCACCGCGCAGGCGGCGGCGATCGTCTCCGAGCTGGAGCGGGTCCGTTCGCGCGTACCGGTCGAGCACCTGGACGTCGTCGAGGAGCAGTTCGTCGGACTGGCGCTGCACATGTCGCCGGCCGAACTGCGCTCCGCGGCCCGGGAAGTCTGCGACCTACTGGACTCCGACGGCCCCGAGCCCGAAGAGCAAATAGCCGCCGCCCGCGAATCCCTGACACTGACCGCAGCCGACCGAGGCGTGAAGTTCAAGGGCTTCCTGGCCAACGAGAACGCCGAACTCCTCCGCGCTATAGTCCACGCCGGCGCGCGCCCCCACAAGACCCCCGACGGCGAACAAGACCCCCGCTCCCGCGACAAACGCCAAGCAGACGCCCTCTCCACCGCCCTGAGCGTCGCCGCCGCCGCGTGGGACACCAACACAGCGGCAACTCCTCCGCCGACAGATGATGCGATGGCCGCTCCCACGGCCGACGGCTGGGCGAATGCGGCGGATCCACAGGCGTCTCGCCGGGGAGAGTGTGTACCCGGGTACGGTGCGAAGGCGAACATCACCGTCACCATCGACCTCGACGACCTGAAAACCGCCACCGCGGACGCGATCGGCCAGACCGTCTACAGCAACGGCCTGTCCGCGGCCGCCATCCGGCGACTGGCCTGCGACGCCGGCATCATCCCGATCGTCCTAGGCTCCAACTCCGAACCACTGGACGTCGGCCGCTGCGAACGCCTGGTCACCAGACCCATCCGCCGAGCCCTGAACGCCCGCGACCGCGGCTGCATAGTCTGCGGCGCCCCACCGATCATGTGCGACGCCCACCACCTGATCCACTGGCTCGACGGCGGCACCACAGCAATCACCAACCTCGCCCTACTGAGGCTGTCGCGCGAATCCTCGGGGCCGGGGGTTGGTCGTGTGTTCGGCGGTCCGGGGGTGCTGCCCCTGCCGGTCAGGCGGGGGTGGCTTGTTGGAGTTTGA
- a CDS encoding FAD-dependent monooxygenase: MTEQLPVAVVGAGPIGLTTALGLQHYGIPYVLLEEDATLSSDTKAGTTLSRTLEIWNRYGAVDRILGAALRIDEIGDIDRATNTPRASVQLAELVNDTQFPFVINLPQQKMEPLLAAALSEPVRTQHRMTSFEVRDDRVVLQLETPDGPQELEASYLLACDGGRSRIRDALGVKVVGQTLPERYMLIDVVVDLDVDNARDYPYLAYFADKSEWMVLIRQPDNWRFLFPLAAGADTPGDEDLLVKVKQFIGEVDRIELLGSVVYNVHHRVAEEWTRDRKVFLMGDAAHLITPMWALGLNTGALDASNLPWRLAWVLRGWASPSLLDGYEREQRPVAIEGSGEMAEAARKYMSFQRGAVTENTGPWATAYNRTLLSVRLDVEGVGDWSMVATSAAPPAVRAGDRAPDLVLQSPTGRTTIHDLCKDSFVALYFTDVRRRPEIPQNGSPALQHYAVSRWDAPHDSGLRDRALFDPGSVTTNRYGVPPESVVLIRPDGHIAAVAPMGPGVAEDLYKHVTGREVP, from the coding sequence CGAGGAGGACGCCACGCTCTCCTCCGACACCAAGGCCGGTACGACGCTCAGCCGGACGCTGGAGATCTGGAACCGGTACGGCGCCGTCGACCGCATCCTCGGTGCCGCGCTGCGGATCGACGAGATCGGTGACATCGACCGGGCCACCAACACGCCCCGGGCGTCGGTGCAGCTGGCCGAGCTGGTCAACGACACGCAGTTCCCGTTCGTGATCAACCTGCCGCAGCAGAAGATGGAGCCGCTGCTCGCTGCGGCGCTGTCCGAGCCGGTACGGACGCAGCACCGGATGACGTCGTTCGAGGTCCGCGACGACCGCGTCGTACTGCAGCTGGAGACGCCGGACGGGCCGCAGGAGCTCGAGGCGTCGTACCTGCTGGCCTGTGACGGTGGGCGGTCCCGGATCCGCGATGCGCTCGGCGTCAAGGTCGTGGGCCAGACCCTGCCCGAGCGGTACATGCTGATCGATGTCGTGGTCGACCTGGACGTCGACAATGCCAGGGACTACCCGTACCTGGCGTACTTCGCCGACAAGTCCGAGTGGATGGTACTGATCCGGCAGCCGGACAACTGGCGGTTCCTGTTCCCATTGGCGGCGGGAGCGGACACGCCGGGCGACGAGGACCTGCTGGTGAAGGTGAAGCAGTTCATCGGCGAGGTGGACCGGATCGAGCTGCTCGGTTCGGTCGTGTACAACGTGCATCACCGGGTGGCCGAGGAGTGGACCCGCGATCGCAAGGTCTTCCTGATGGGCGATGCGGCGCACTTGATCACGCCGATGTGGGCGCTCGGTCTGAACACCGGTGCGCTGGACGCGTCCAACCTGCCCTGGCGGCTCGCCTGGGTGCTGCGTGGCTGGGCTTCTCCGTCGCTCCTGGACGGGTACGAGCGTGAGCAGCGGCCGGTGGCGATCGAGGGCTCGGGCGAGATGGCGGAGGCGGCTCGCAAGTACATGTCGTTCCAGCGCGGCGCTGTCACGGAGAACACCGGGCCGTGGGCTACGGCGTACAACCGGACGCTGTTGAGCGTGCGGCTCGACGTCGAAGGCGTCGGTGACTGGTCGATGGTGGCCACGTCCGCTGCGCCGCCTGCGGTCCGGGCGGGGGACAGAGCCCCGGACCTGGTGCTGCAGAGTCCCACCGGTCGTACGACGATCCACGACCTCTGCAAGGACTCGTTCGTCGCGCTCTACTTCACCGACGTACGCCGTCGTCCGGAGATCCCGCAGAACGGTTCGCCGGCGTTGCAGCACTACGCGGTGTCGCGGTGGGACGCTCCGCACGACTCCGGTCTGCGTGACCGCGCCCTGTTCGACCCGGGCAGCGTCACCACCAACCGCTACGGCGTACCGCCCGAGAGCGTCGTACTGATCCGGCCGGACGGTCACATCGCCGCAGTGGCTCCGATGGGCCCTGGCGTCGCGGAGGACCTGTACAAGCACGTGACGGGCCGGGAGGTGCCATGA
- a CDS encoding amidohydrolase family protein: MGGWDVHTHLIPPTVLAAAHRGEHGLSVDSGSLVVGSDRLPLRRLADPAALLRWIEDQGLDGAVVSVPPALFRYDAGPEWAELVNQGLRELATPQLRVLAHLPLLDPAAPGVAAGLAGEGVFSGFAIGTPSYAGLDPVWRVLDAAGAFTLIHPGASDDRRLDSFYLSNLLGNPYETGVAAASLVFADVPGRFPGIRFCLCHGGGVTAAVAGRWQRGIDTARPGIEPVSLPVSEALRRFYVDDLVHDDAVLELLTSTFGAERVLAGSDWPFPMGSDKVSAARSATAGELTRPLAKEVSAE; this comes from the coding sequence ATGGGCGGCTGGGACGTTCACACCCACCTGATCCCGCCGACCGTACTCGCGGCGGCGCACCGGGGTGAGCACGGGCTGTCCGTCGACAGCGGCTCGCTGGTCGTCGGCAGTGACCGGCTGCCGTTGCGCAGGCTCGCCGACCCGGCCGCACTGCTCCGCTGGATCGAGGACCAGGGTCTGGACGGCGCGGTGGTGTCCGTGCCGCCCGCCCTCTTCCGGTACGACGCAGGACCTGAGTGGGCCGAACTGGTGAACCAGGGGCTCCGGGAGCTTGCCACACCGCAACTCCGCGTGCTGGCGCACCTTCCGCTGCTCGACCCGGCCGCACCTGGTGTTGCTGCCGGGCTCGCCGGTGAGGGCGTCTTCAGCGGCTTCGCCATCGGTACGCCGAGCTACGCCGGACTCGATCCGGTGTGGCGGGTGCTCGACGCCGCCGGGGCGTTCACGCTGATTCACCCCGGGGCCAGTGACGACCGGCGGCTTGATTCGTTTTACCTGTCGAACCTGTTGGGGAATCCGTACGAGACCGGAGTGGCGGCGGCTTCGCTCGTCTTCGCGGACGTGCCGGGGCGGTTTCCGGGGATCCGGTTCTGTCTGTGTCATGGGGGTGGTGTGACGGCGGCCGTTGCCGGCCGGTGGCAGCGTGGGATCGACACGGCCCGGCCGGGCATCGAGCCGGTGTCGCTGCCGGTGTCCGAGGCGCTGCGCCGGTTCTACGTCGACGACCTGGTGCACGACGACGCCGTACTGGAACTGCTGACGTCGACGTTCGGTGCCGAGCGGGTGCTGGCCGGCAGCGACTGGCCGTTCCCGATGGGCAGCGACAAGGTGTCCGCTGCGCGGTCCGCGACCGCCGGGGAACTCACCCGGCCGCTCGCGAAGGAGGTCTCCGCGGAGTGA